In one window of Candidatus Thermoplasmatota archaeon DNA:
- a CDS encoding electron transfer flavoprotein subunit alpha/FixB family protein, with protein sequence MPAVTTPEEGAAYTGVWIFIEQHQGEMAKVSKELLTKGRELATQRGTTLTAILLGHNVEHLAKECVSYGADKVVLAEHKDLEKYSTEPYVEVCAKLVDERKPEVFLIGATHTGRDFGSRIAVRNHTGCTADATKLEWDMKKVEEKNEWELIMLRPAFGGKILAGIVCPKHRPWIASARPNTFEVGTPDPARKGEIEKLTPQLAGGYKSRVIRFEKIPEGGVHLDKAEIIVAGGMGLAQKENLKHVEEVAKAIGGAVGASRKIVDQGWIGRTHQVGQTGITVRPKLYIAAGISGAVQHLAGMQEAGFVVSINKDAKAPIFGVSDVGIVGDATKILPAIAAEIRRRKAHK encoded by the coding sequence ATGCCCGCCGTCACCACGCCCGAGGAAGGCGCCGCGTACACCGGCGTCTGGATCTTCATCGAACAGCACCAGGGCGAGATGGCCAAGGTGTCGAAGGAGCTGCTCACGAAGGGCCGCGAGCTCGCGACCCAGCGCGGCACCACGCTCACCGCCATCCTGCTCGGCCACAACGTCGAGCACCTTGCGAAGGAATGCGTCTCCTACGGCGCCGACAAGGTCGTCCTCGCGGAGCACAAGGACCTCGAGAAGTACTCGACGGAGCCCTACGTGGAGGTCTGCGCGAAGCTCGTCGACGAGCGCAAGCCCGAAGTGTTCCTCATCGGCGCGACCCACACGGGCCGCGACTTCGGCAGCCGCATCGCCGTGCGCAACCACACGGGCTGCACGGCCGACGCGACGAAGCTCGAGTGGGACATGAAGAAGGTCGAGGAGAAGAACGAGTGGGAGCTCATCATGCTCCGCCCGGCCTTCGGCGGAAAGATCCTCGCCGGCATCGTGTGCCCGAAGCACCGCCCGTGGATCGCCTCCGCGCGCCCCAACACCTTCGAGGTCGGCACGCCCGACCCCGCGCGCAAGGGCGAGATCGAGAAGCTCACCCCGCAGCTTGCGGGCGGCTACAAGAGCCGCGTCATCCGGTTCGAGAAGATCCCCGAAGGCGGCGTCCACCTCGACAAGGCCGAGATCATCGTCGCGGGCGGCATGGGCCTCGCGCAGAAGGAGAACCTGAAGCACGTCGAAGAGGTCGCGAAAGCGATCGGCGGCGCCGTCGGCGCGAGCCGCAAGATCGTCGACCAGGGGTGGATCGGCCGCACGCACCAGGTCGGCCAGACGGGCATCACCGTCCGCCCGAAGCTCTACATCGCGGCCGGCATCTCGGGCGCGGTCCAGCACCTCGCGGGCATGCAGGAGGCGGGCTTCGTCGTCTCGATCAACAAGGACGCGAAGGCCCCCATCTTCGGGGTCAGCGACGTGGGCATCGTCGGGGATGCGACGAAGATCCTGCCCGCGATCGCGGCGGAGATCCGACGGCGGAAGGCGCACAAGTAG
- a CDS encoding radical SAM protein translates to MAAPVQITEVFHSVQGEGAHVGLPTTFVRLTGCSLRCAWCDTQYSFYGGEASDVDRVMDEVRKFLPVKRVCVTGGEPMDQPDACVALMERLLAEDYDVVLETSGGVPVDRAAALAPRERLILSLDVKCPASNMQKRNVWSNLALLRPHDQLKFVIADERDYQYMLDTLAKHPVPCRVLLQPMWDIPNPMGLKLAGAPWDLRTLAERVVADRLDVRVGTQLHKHIWGPQRKGV, encoded by the coding sequence GTGGCCGCGCCCGTCCAGATCACGGAGGTCTTCCATTCCGTCCAGGGCGAGGGCGCGCACGTGGGTCTTCCGACCACGTTCGTGCGCCTGACCGGGTGCAGCCTCCGCTGCGCGTGGTGCGACACGCAATATTCGTTCTACGGCGGCGAGGCGTCGGACGTCGACCGCGTGATGGACGAGGTGCGGAAGTTCCTCCCCGTGAAGCGCGTCTGCGTGACGGGCGGCGAGCCGATGGACCAACCGGACGCGTGCGTCGCCCTCATGGAGCGTCTTCTCGCGGAGGATTACGACGTCGTGCTCGAGACGTCGGGCGGCGTCCCCGTGGACCGGGCGGCCGCGCTTGCGCCGCGCGAGAGGCTCATCCTGAGCCTCGACGTGAAGTGCCCGGCAAGCAACATGCAGAAGCGCAACGTCTGGTCGAACCTCGCGCTCCTCCGTCCCCACGACCAGTTGAAGTTCGTCATCGCCGACGAGCGCGACTATCAATACATGCTGGACACGCTCGCGAAGCACCCGGTGCCGTGCCGCGTGCTCCTGCAGCCCATGTGGGACATTCCGAACCCGATGGGCCTCAAGCTCGCGGGCGCGCCCTGGGACCTCCGTACGCTCGCGGAGCGGGTCGTCGCCGACCGGCTCGACGTGCGCGTGGGGACGCAGCTCCACAAGCACATCTGGGGCCCGCAGCGCAAGGGCGTCTGA
- a CDS encoding ABC transporter ATP-binding protein, producing the protein MWPFSRRPEVSDGPVSTAGPIIVAEGVAKTYDTGALRVPALVDVRLSIARGEMVAVMGPSGSGKTTLLNCLSGLDDVDGGRVLIEGRELHAMADDARTRYRALRMGFIFQSYNLLPVLSAAENVELPLLVAGVEPEAARARALEALAVVGLSDRADHKPAELSGGQQQRVTIARSLVNDPAIVWADEPTGNLDTRTGLEILSIMKRLNAERGQTYVIVTHDESIARACDRILRMENGRVVREEPVAREGR; encoded by the coding sequence ATGTGGCCGTTCTCGCGCCGTCCGGAAGTCTCCGACGGTCCCGTGTCGACCGCGGGCCCCATCATCGTGGCCGAGGGCGTCGCAAAGACGTACGACACGGGCGCCCTCCGGGTGCCCGCCCTCGTGGACGTCCGGCTGTCCATCGCGCGCGGCGAGATGGTCGCTGTGATGGGTCCGTCGGGGTCGGGGAAGACGACGCTCCTCAACTGCCTCTCGGGCCTCGACGACGTGGACGGCGGACGCGTCCTCATCGAAGGGCGGGAGCTCCACGCGATGGCGGACGACGCGCGCACCCGCTACCGGGCGCTCCGGATGGGCTTCATCTTCCAGAGCTACAACCTGCTGCCCGTCCTCTCCGCGGCCGAGAACGTCGAGCTGCCCCTGCTCGTCGCGGGCGTCGAGCCGGAGGCGGCGCGCGCGCGGGCCCTCGAGGCGCTCGCGGTCGTCGGGCTCTCCGACCGGGCCGACCACAAGCCGGCCGAGTTGTCGGGCGGGCAGCAGCAGCGCGTGACCATCGCGCGGAGCCTCGTGAACGATCCCGCGATCGTGTGGGCCGACGAGCCGACGGGCAACCTCGACACCCGCACGGGGCTCGAGATCCTCTCGATCATGAAGCGGTTGAACGCCGAGCGCGGGCAGACGTACGTCATCGTGACGCACGACGAGAGCATCGCGCGGGCCTGCGATCGCATCCTCCGGATGGAGAACGGCCGCGTCGTGCGCGAGGAGCCCGTCGCCCGGGAGGGCCGATGA
- a CDS encoding alpha/beta hydrolase, producing MPAVPLKGIRVHYETRGEGPALVMLHGALASHRAWIGQVPVFARSRRVVTPDLRGHGKTTRFGVAGNPWERWNVGLFTDDLLAFVDRVSRDDPVELVGASLGGIVAAWAAARRPDRVKSLVLVSTPPGPQERFERWFSRHTPDTLPEPDRRLMALWHGEPYWKDLARHGLAYFAKSRPEVFAPAEDLAAYKGPALVLQGRHDDLLEPGSLDEWQRLLPQAKTETVDGDHAFFADGRAGTRAMNQLLGAFLA from the coding sequence GTGCCCGCCGTCCCCTTGAAAGGCATCCGCGTCCACTACGAGACCCGGGGCGAAGGCCCCGCCCTCGTCATGCTCCACGGCGCGCTCGCGAGCCATCGCGCCTGGATCGGGCAGGTGCCCGTCTTCGCGCGCTCGCGCCGCGTCGTGACGCCGGACCTCCGCGGGCACGGAAAGACGACGCGGTTCGGCGTCGCGGGGAATCCGTGGGAGCGGTGGAACGTCGGCCTCTTCACGGACGATCTCCTCGCCTTCGTCGACCGCGTCTCGCGCGACGACCCCGTCGAGCTCGTCGGCGCCTCGCTCGGCGGCATCGTCGCCGCGTGGGCCGCGGCGCGCCGGCCCGACCGCGTGAAGAGCCTCGTGCTCGTCTCGACGCCCCCCGGCCCGCAGGAGCGCTTCGAGCGCTGGTTCTCCCGGCACACGCCCGACACGCTCCCCGAGCCGGACCGCCGGCTCATGGCGCTCTGGCACGGCGAACCGTACTGGAAGGACCTCGCGCGCCACGGGCTCGCGTATTTCGCGAAGTCGCGTCCCGAGGTCTTCGCGCCCGCGGAGGATCTGGCGGCGTACAAGGGTCCGGCGCTCGTCCTGCAGGGACGCCACGACGATCTCCTCGAGCCGGGAAGCCTCGACGAGTGGCAACGGCTCCTTCCGCAGGCGAAGACCGAAACGGTCGACGGCGACCACGCGTTCTTCGCGGACGGACGCGCCGGGACCCGGGCGATGAACCAGCTCCTCGGCGCCTTCCTCGCCTGA
- a CDS encoding class I SAM-dependent methyltransferase, which yields MAAPRSNRALLAEVLARPHWTWHRLVGKLEGRDPRAGRLAEYERFTEPLESAVARMAGARAEDVAKTLASFVPVDRAQGSGPIPRWQDGTLELSRVAYAIVRALKPEVVVETGVARGVTSHAILSALEDNGRGRLVSVDLPGLEAGATEAVGELVPEALRARWDLRLGPSASLLPGILRGVGPVDLFIHDSAHTYRNMAREYALGLAALKPEGVLMSDDVCNDALLEIVERERLDLAVVRQSKAPPWSYIGLAKRRAT from the coding sequence ATGGCCGCGCCGCGCTCGAACCGCGCCCTGCTCGCCGAGGTGCTCGCCCGCCCGCACTGGACGTGGCATCGGCTCGTCGGCAAGCTCGAAGGGCGCGACCCCCGCGCGGGGCGCCTCGCGGAGTACGAGCGCTTCACGGAGCCGCTCGAGAGCGCGGTCGCGCGCATGGCGGGGGCGCGCGCGGAGGACGTCGCGAAGACGCTCGCATCATTCGTGCCCGTTGACCGCGCGCAGGGCTCCGGTCCCATCCCGCGGTGGCAGGACGGCACGCTGGAGCTTTCGCGCGTCGCGTACGCGATCGTGCGGGCGCTCAAGCCCGAGGTCGTCGTCGAGACGGGCGTCGCGCGCGGCGTCACCTCGCACGCCATCCTCTCCGCGCTCGAGGACAACGGCCGCGGTCGCCTCGTGAGCGTCGATCTCCCCGGCCTCGAAGCGGGCGCGACGGAGGCCGTGGGCGAGCTTGTCCCGGAGGCGCTTCGCGCCCGCTGGGACCTGCGGCTCGGCCCGAGCGCCTCGCTCCTCCCGGGCATCCTTCGCGGCGTCGGACCCGTCGACCTCTTCATCCACGACTCGGCGCACACGTACCGCAACATGGCGCGCGAGTACGCGCTCGGCCTCGCGGCGCTCAAGCCGGAGGGCGTCCTCATGTCGGACGACGTGTGCAACGACGCGCTTCTCGAGATCGTCGAACGCGAGCGCCTCGATCTCGCGGTCGTGCGGCAGTCGAAGGCGCCGCCGTGGTCGTACATCGGCCTCGCCAAGCGCCGCGCTACCTGA
- a CDS encoding FtsX-like permease family protein codes for MNPLALARWALRNAFRRRAQTLVVVAGLMVGTAIISGSLVSGDSVTYGIRKGTLDAFGPADSFVLIEGNLHFPRYVYDELAAHPAVRREAHALSPVLIEDGAVSNPRTRQSEPRVTVVGLDPVLDRPFEPFVFADGRRTDGSELRAGEVYVSRVLAERLDARAGDRVKLSHLVPPTPLLPTLTVFDGAIAAGAGACPVPGVLCPYPSAPGSTDTFTFDVGPATTRAVVVLAWFGPAADRVDLDPFVTSPSGRVFANVNGTTGDPDGPAFLNVTSPDERLEKGTWTLRVGAKAAANQPFRAFVVTLAEEYDLGKLRNASAAFERAGFEIPPGLADGAFDGRVRTENVTLRDVVEMEGKGDSFLGSAMFMRLEEAQRIYGQEGRINVVKVSNDGSLEGGLARGAAVEAALREALRDIAAAHPDEPSVKAVAPRNVKAIFLERAERAGTMLKEFLTVMGSFTIIAGVLLIVNIFVMLAEERRSELGMARAVGLPRRDLVSLFLMEGVLYAVAAAFIGVLLGLAIAYVLILGINDLVRATPDTLISIPFHVEPSSLLVAFALGFALTMATVAVASAKVSRLNVVRAIRRIEEPKRRLRRSTFAWSLAFLLLSVLAVLGAFVSDNHVLQVLAPPVALVALAFTLLRWFRADRVFPLIGAAIAIESLGSFFFLASPEGLVNRVMVPVRGVLVVLAVVLILVHSRALMRFSKAALMRVRRLREAVVPAVAYPLERKLRTGLTTGMFALVVLVVVVFSVFGATFTLDLKDQSGGYDVEAETTLAVDDLGAWFAANKPGEPDPFVDVERHDDLVYAWRYGGDFITIDGERIHYQGPIVDYVYAYGPGFAANNAYALDQRAPEYATDREAYEAVLKDPGLVIISLVYTFDETGEPGHHSVGATLVMNTTSGPESFRVIGIQKQLYLGGVFAHPDVVETNFQRVRGEYLFKLKPGADPVEVARTLEAAFEDLGMNAVAIEEEAQNVVEQSRRVVTLFQLFLGFGLVVGIASLGIVTARAVIERRQEIGMLRAIGYPRRAILKIFLLEILFTVTLGIAAGVAIGIAVAYGVTVTTESFTRLGLEFRVPWRGIAEILVLTYAATVLATFYPSWRAANTPPAEAVRYLE; via the coding sequence ATGAACCCGCTCGCGCTCGCGCGGTGGGCCCTCCGGAACGCCTTCCGCCGGCGCGCGCAGACGCTCGTCGTGGTCGCGGGGCTCATGGTCGGCACGGCGATCATCTCGGGGTCGCTCGTGTCGGGCGACTCCGTGACCTACGGCATCCGCAAGGGCACGCTCGACGCCTTCGGCCCCGCGGACTCCTTCGTCCTCATCGAGGGCAACCTGCATTTCCCCCGCTACGTGTACGACGAGCTCGCCGCGCACCCCGCGGTCCGGCGCGAGGCGCACGCGCTTTCGCCCGTGCTCATCGAGGACGGCGCGGTGTCGAACCCGCGCACGCGGCAAAGCGAGCCGCGCGTCACCGTCGTCGGGCTCGATCCCGTCCTCGACCGTCCGTTCGAGCCCTTCGTCTTCGCGGATGGACGGAGGACCGACGGGTCCGAGCTCCGCGCGGGGGAGGTCTACGTCTCGCGCGTCCTCGCCGAGCGCCTCGACGCGCGCGCGGGCGACCGCGTGAAGCTCAGCCACCTCGTTCCGCCCACGCCCCTCCTTCCGACGCTCACGGTGTTCGACGGCGCGATCGCGGCGGGCGCCGGCGCCTGTCCCGTCCCCGGCGTCCTCTGTCCTTATCCCTCCGCCCCGGGATCGACCGACACCTTCACCTTCGACGTCGGGCCCGCGACGACCCGCGCCGTCGTCGTCCTCGCGTGGTTCGGGCCGGCCGCCGACCGCGTCGATCTCGATCCCTTCGTCACGTCGCCCTCGGGCCGGGTCTTCGCGAACGTGAACGGCACGACGGGCGACCCGGACGGCCCGGCGTTCCTCAACGTCACGTCGCCCGACGAACGGCTCGAGAAGGGCACGTGGACGCTCCGCGTCGGCGCGAAGGCCGCCGCGAACCAGCCGTTCCGGGCTTTCGTCGTGACGCTCGCGGAGGAGTACGACCTCGGCAAGCTCCGCAACGCCTCGGCGGCGTTCGAGCGCGCGGGGTTCGAGATCCCCCCGGGCCTCGCCGACGGCGCTTTCGACGGCCGCGTGCGGACGGAGAACGTGACCCTCCGCGACGTCGTCGAGATGGAGGGCAAAGGCGACTCCTTCCTCGGTTCCGCGATGTTCATGCGCCTCGAGGAGGCGCAGCGCATCTACGGGCAGGAGGGTCGCATCAATGTCGTCAAGGTCTCGAACGACGGCAGCCTCGAGGGGGGGCTCGCCCGCGGCGCCGCGGTCGAGGCCGCGCTTCGCGAGGCCCTGCGCGACATCGCCGCGGCGCATCCCGACGAACCCTCCGTGAAGGCCGTCGCGCCGCGCAACGTGAAGGCCATCTTCCTGGAGCGCGCCGAGCGCGCGGGGACGATGCTCAAGGAGTTCCTCACGGTGATGGGCTCCTTCACGATCATCGCGGGCGTGCTCCTCATCGTCAACATCTTCGTCATGCTCGCGGAGGAGCGCCGGAGCGAGCTCGGAATGGCGCGCGCGGTGGGCCTGCCGCGGCGCGATCTTGTGTCGCTCTTCCTCATGGAGGGCGTCCTTTACGCGGTCGCGGCCGCGTTCATCGGCGTCCTCCTCGGGCTCGCGATCGCCTACGTGCTCATCCTGGGCATCAACGACCTCGTGCGCGCGACGCCCGACACGCTCATCTCGATCCCCTTCCACGTGGAGCCGTCGAGCCTCCTCGTCGCCTTCGCCCTCGGCTTCGCGCTCACGATGGCGACGGTCGCGGTCGCGAGCGCGAAGGTCTCGCGCCTCAACGTCGTCCGCGCGATCCGCCGCATCGAGGAGCCGAAGCGCAGGCTCCGGCGGTCGACCTTCGCGTGGTCGCTCGCGTTCCTCCTGCTTTCGGTGCTCGCCGTCCTCGGCGCATTCGTTTCGGACAACCACGTCCTCCAGGTCCTCGCGCCGCCGGTCGCGCTCGTCGCGTTGGCGTTCACGCTCCTGCGGTGGTTCCGGGCGGACCGCGTCTTCCCGTTGATCGGCGCCGCGATCGCGATCGAGAGCCTCGGGTCGTTCTTCTTCCTCGCGAGCCCCGAGGGCCTCGTCAACCGCGTCATGGTTCCGGTCCGCGGCGTGCTCGTCGTCCTCGCCGTCGTCCTCATCCTCGTGCATTCGCGCGCGCTCATGCGCTTCTCGAAAGCCGCGCTCATGCGCGTCCGGCGCCTGCGCGAGGCCGTCGTCCCCGCCGTCGCCTATCCGCTCGAGCGCAAGCTCCGCACGGGCCTCACAACGGGAATGTTCGCGCTCGTCGTGCTCGTCGTGGTCGTGTTCAGCGTGTTCGGGGCGACGTTCACCCTCGACCTCAAGGACCAGAGCGGCGGCTACGACGTCGAAGCCGAGACGACGCTCGCGGTCGACGACCTCGGCGCCTGGTTCGCCGCGAACAAGCCTGGCGAGCCCGATCCCTTCGTCGACGTCGAGCGCCACGACGACCTCGTGTACGCCTGGCGCTACGGCGGCGATTTCATCACCATCGACGGCGAGCGCATCCACTACCAGGGCCCGATCGTGGATTACGTGTACGCCTATGGCCCCGGCTTCGCCGCGAACAACGCCTACGCGCTCGACCAGCGCGCGCCGGAGTACGCGACCGACCGGGAGGCCTACGAAGCGGTGCTCAAGGACCCGGGCCTCGTCATCATCTCGCTCGTCTACACGTTCGACGAGACGGGGGAGCCGGGCCACCACTCGGTCGGCGCGACGCTCGTCATGAACACGACCTCGGGACCGGAGAGCTTCCGCGTGATCGGCATCCAGAAGCAGCTCTATCTGGGCGGCGTCTTCGCGCATCCCGACGTCGTCGAGACGAACTTCCAGCGCGTCCGCGGCGAATACCTCTTCAAGCTCAAGCCCGGCGCCGATCCCGTCGAGGTCGCGCGGACGCTTGAGGCGGCCTTCGAGGACCTCGGCATGAACGCGGTCGCGATCGAGGAGGAGGCGCAGAACGTCGTCGAGCAGTCGCGCCGCGTCGTCACCCTTTTCCAGCTCTTCCTCGGCTTCGGTCTCGTGGTCGGGATCGCGAGCCTCGGCATCGTGACGGCGCGCGCCGTGATCGAGCGCCGACAGGAGATCGGGATGCTCCGCGCGATCGGGTACCCGCGGCGCGCGATCCTCAAGATCTTCCTCCTCGAGATCCTGTTCACGGTCACCCTCGGCATCGCGGCCGGCGTCGCGATCGGGATCGCGGTGGCCTACGGGGTCACGGTCACGACCGAGTCGTTCACGCGCCTGGGGCTGGAGTTCCGCGTGCCGTGGCGCGGTATCGCGGAGATCCTCGTTCTCACCTACGCCGCCACCGTTCTCGCAACGTTCTATCCTTCGTGGCGCGCCGCGAACACGCCGCCAGCGGAGGCCGTGCGCTACCTCGAGTGA
- a CDS encoding metallophosphoesterase, which translates to MRIAAVADLHARADDAERLAKTFEGVDDEADVLVLPGDLTDHGRPEEAEALLAALDGVEIPIVAVFGNHDHEFGALDDVVRMLEGRGVKLVDRASAVVDGVGFAGAKGFAGGFAERVVRAFGETPLKAFVAESVIEADALRNALRALGTRKRVAVLHYAPVQATLDGEPLEIVPFLGTSRLGAAIDEAGCELALHGHAHGGAFSGATPGGVPVYNVSKPVLERSGLERGYAVFTV; encoded by the coding sequence GTGCGCATCGCCGCGGTCGCCGACCTGCACGCGCGCGCCGACGACGCCGAGCGGCTCGCGAAGACCTTCGAGGGGGTCGACGACGAGGCCGACGTCCTCGTCCTCCCGGGCGACCTCACCGACCACGGGCGCCCCGAGGAGGCCGAGGCGCTGCTTGCGGCGCTCGACGGCGTCGAGATCCCTATCGTGGCGGTCTTCGGCAACCACGATCACGAGTTCGGCGCCCTCGACGACGTGGTGCGCATGCTCGAGGGTCGCGGCGTGAAGCTCGTCGACCGCGCTTCCGCCGTCGTGGACGGCGTTGGGTTCGCGGGCGCGAAAGGCTTCGCGGGCGGTTTCGCCGAGCGCGTCGTCCGCGCCTTCGGGGAGACGCCGCTCAAGGCCTTCGTCGCCGAGAGCGTCATCGAGGCCGACGCGCTCCGCAACGCGCTTCGGGCCCTCGGCACACGCAAGCGCGTCGCCGTCCTGCACTACGCCCCCGTCCAGGCCACCCTCGACGGCGAGCCCCTCGAGATCGTCCCTTTCCTGGGGACGAGCCGCCTCGGCGCCGCGATCGACGAGGCCGGTTGCGAGCTCGCGCTCCACGGCCACGCCCACGGCGGCGCCTTCTCGGGCGCGACGCCCGGGGGCGTGCCGGTCTACAATGTCTCGAAGCCGGTCCTGGAGCGCTCGGGGCTCGAACGCGGATACGCGGTCTTCACCGTGTAG
- a CDS encoding electron transfer flavoprotein subunit beta/FixA family protein has product MHVVVCLKPVPNAQDIRINPETKTLDRSSAQNVINPPDLNALELALQLKDKHGAKVTILSMSPPFAEPFLRECIAMGADDAVLISDRAFAGSDTYPTSYTLAAGIRKLNSVKQGEYYGHVPPPKTQPDGKPTPPNAPWVQADLKTYLGAVDLVICGEETTDSSTGQTGPGIAEWLRWPQVTYIKDLALVDASGKPAGKVDGPATNLRIHCTQDLEGARSTWEAELPAVVTVNLGINAPRAPNLMRSIMAKQKFQLTLYTSNDLDVDRTKLGLKGSPTVVGKIITIDVGGKKTEFIEGATPEEIAKKVVDRLEEKGLLKGVL; this is encoded by the coding sequence ATGCACGTCGTGGTTTGCCTCAAGCCCGTGCCGAACGCCCAGGACATCCGGATCAACCCGGAGACGAAGACGCTCGACCGCTCGAGCGCCCAGAATGTCATCAATCCCCCGGACCTGAACGCCCTCGAGCTCGCCCTCCAGCTCAAGGACAAGCACGGCGCGAAGGTCACGATCCTCTCGATGTCCCCTCCGTTCGCGGAGCCCTTCCTGCGCGAGTGCATCGCGATGGGCGCCGACGACGCCGTCCTCATCTCGGACCGCGCGTTCGCGGGCAGCGACACCTACCCGACGTCCTACACCCTCGCCGCGGGCATCCGGAAGCTGAACTCGGTGAAGCAGGGCGAGTACTACGGCCACGTGCCCCCGCCGAAGACGCAGCCCGACGGCAAGCCCACCCCGCCCAACGCCCCGTGGGTCCAGGCGGATCTCAAGACGTACCTCGGCGCCGTCGACCTCGTGATCTGCGGCGAGGAGACGACGGACTCGTCGACCGGCCAGACGGGCCCCGGCATCGCGGAGTGGCTCCGCTGGCCCCAGGTCACGTACATCAAGGACCTCGCCCTCGTCGACGCCTCGGGCAAGCCCGCGGGCAAGGTCGACGGCCCCGCGACGAACCTGCGCATCCACTGCACGCAGGACCTCGAAGGCGCCCGATCCACGTGGGAAGCCGAGCTCCCCGCGGTCGTCACGGTCAACCTCGGCATCAACGCCCCGCGCGCGCCCAACCTGATGCGGTCGATCATGGCGAAGCAGAAGTTCCAGCTCACCCTCTACACGTCGAACGACCTCGACGTGGACCGCACGAAGCTCGGCCTCAAGGGCTCGCCCACGGTCGTCGGCAAGATCATCACGATCGACGTCGGCGGCAAGAAGACCGAGTTCATCGAGGGCGCGACTCCGGAGGAGATCGCGAAGAAGGTCGTCGACCGTCTCGAGGAGAAGGGTCTCCTCAAGGGGGTGCTCTGA